The Xiphophorus hellerii strain 12219 chromosome 7, Xiphophorus_hellerii-4.1, whole genome shotgun sequence nucleotide sequence ATCGGCAGCTAACagaattgtaaaataaataaataaacgaggtcttGTGTGGAGTTTTCTTACAccgttttgtgttgttttttagtCGCCAAGAGAGTCGGTCTTTTcccaacttttgtcacttaaacCTGACAGTTAAAAGTCAGTCACCAAACACGGGTTACCAACAcgttgtgtgtatttataatttttcactGCTGATATCATAGGATGGAAGCTGGCTGATAGCAGGGCACaaaaaattaagacttcctTAAAAATGAGAGTGCAGGCTTTCTGGAAAATCCTGTTCTATTGCAAAAATATGGCAGGTTGCTGGATAAAAGAAATTTctagttgtttatttttggtgGCTCAATCATACTATCACACATAACAATCATTGAGAATTTGAAAACACTTGCTTTGTTTGccaaagttatgaggggggaaccaaatattttagctacctgaaataatctgctccatacggaagaggattagggccaccgaaaaaaactttaactgactttaaagtcagaactcttttttttccacctctgTAATATGGGagctaattattttttcacagactCTGTAACTGTGCTTATTCCTCTCTTCATGTACAACAGATCCTGTAAATAAGGcaacattttctcattattaGCCAAAGTTACTTGAGGGGAACTAATTCTTTTAGCTGCCTGAAATCATCTGTTCCCCCTCTAGAACATgggaaaaaataactttttcacaaaCTGTGCTTATTCCCCTTTTCATCATCAACAAATCCTATAAGTTTGATTTTCACAAATTCTTCCACAAGACCTGGCAAAGCCTTGGGAAGACACTGATTCATATGGGGCCCTTCACGTCAGCACCACTGAcattaatttcaaattaatataaGACTGGACTTTTTCCATTCTAAAAGTCAGCAAATAAacagtcagtttatttttcctgctgaaaaataaacagcaggaTTGTGTTCTATAATgaggacagaaataaaatgcatgtaATTTACTTTTGACTGTATGATTGGATTAAATGAACTATGcacattattaaataaattgtattctttgtaacatataaataaaataaattgaatttatcTTAAACTGCATCCACACTGCATTATTCTTTCACATTGTGAGCTTACTAACTtgctttttgatcatttttttcatgAACGTGAATAACCTCTGGTTTAATTATCAACTAGTGAgccattaataaataaaatgactgcAAGACAGTTTTCATAATCAAACTACAttacataatttattaattaaagagATATTGTAATAATGTgcaaatcttaaatatttttaatgttaatttccAGATTGTGAATCAGCAACAACTTATTTACTTCAGAAGAAATGAATATATtatggtaaattaaaaaaaaaaacactatttaaaatgtaatttaaaaaagtgacaacaggataaacttacagcaaaaataatttttttgcagTTAGGTATGCATTAATTGTCATGGGTTACTTCAGATAACTTTTGTGATAACAGTGAATGACACTGACCGCAACATCTGATTTACTGCAGGCCAACagcaaattttctgagattacaCAGACTATTAAACAGTTAATTAAATTGATGCTAAATAACCTAGATATGGTTTTAACATACAATGAATACAagttttagaaattattttaacatttcaataattataaataaCACATTCATTATTTTACGCATATATGTTTCCAGTTACATCCAGATGTCACTGATTTATTGCATTGTGTCACTTTTGGCTTTTAGCTTCTTTCAGTGTGGGCGGAGTTTGTGGCCACGCCGCGGTGGGAGGGCTCTCTCTGACAGGAGGAGGAAGGCTTGTGAGTGGCTGCGGGATCTGAGCTTCAAAAGCCGGCTGGTACCTTCTGTATCTTCTCCTTCGTGACTCCGGGGATCTATGGCTAAGAAAGGGATTAACATCTGGAATGCGTGCTGCCTGCTGCTTTATATCACCACGGCAGTACTTGCCAGGTAAGCGGGTGTCGCTCGCAGAAGCAGCGACCCAGCGGTGAAACGGCACCGCCAGCAGGTACACATGTTTAGCTGTGATTGGTCTACCCGGGTCTCTCCATGTGTGGAGGAGAGCAGGCTGATATTCTGAGTAGAACCCCCAAAAGGCGTTTTGTTGTTTCGTTGAACCCCAACGTGCTGGGATTAGCGGTCATGTTTTGGTTTAGTTAGCTTAGTTAGCATGGAGCTAACAGTCACACGGAGGGAGCCTGAACCTAACACCGGCGGCTGTCTCCTCTGAGACTTTAGCTAGCAGACCACTGCTTCACTGACTGGGAAGCTACTAATATTAGTAGCAGAGCTCGGTGTGTTTCTGTCTATGGAATAATGAACATGTCCCCATtctcctctctccctctttgATGTAGTCGAGATTTCTATAAGATCCTGGGGGTGAGTAAGACAGCAACCATCAGGGATATAAAGAAGGCCTACAGAAAGTTGGCTCTACAGTTACACCCCGACAGGAACCCCGACGACCCCAAAGCACAGGACAAATTCGCAGATCTGGGAGCAGCTTACGAGGTGAGCATAAAACTATTGTTTTGTACCAGTTGTAGATGAATGAGGCCCATTACACACTTCCTCCTTACAGCATAGTTACTCAACAGCAGGAGTGTTTCGAAAGTTAAATGAAATGCAATATAGAACAAAATTGTACCAGAAGTGCCAAACGGCTTTGTTATAAAAAGTCTTTTGTGCGCTTGCTATTTCGTTACTATTATAAATGATCAAAGCTCTGTGATTGGCCGACTACACCGTGTGGctgcagctgattggctgtagGATAGCACAGTTGGCAACAGGAAAAGTCAGACGTGGATGAGTGGGAGTGGATTTTAATATCCGCTGCAGGTGTTTCCGTCTCAAACGTTCACATTACCTTATTACTGACCTTTGATTAGCATATCTTAAGTATTCATACGAATCACAAGTGCTGTTAAGATTTGTGAGCTTGGAAATCAGATTTCATTAATATATTTGGATTTTACTGTAAGTGGGTTTTGATAGAAATAAATCTTGACACAGTATGTAGCTTAACCTTTTACTATTTAAAATCcgacacaattttttttttttactttgtactCAGGACAATACCTTATGTAGTTGATGCAGCCTGTACATACTGCATGGTGCACAAACTGCAataaaccttctttcaaatggttcacaAAGTGCAATTTGGGattctaaatataatgcaaaataaatactaaagCATGACACTGCTCACAGCAAGACATataattagactgaatagatctgtccTTATGGATTGTGCACATATTTTCAATATCAGGACTATACAGTatgggtgcaccgattgcagtatTGTGGCCGATCGCtgattaccgatcttttaaaaagcctaacttaccgattctgattttggccgataccatgtttttgtctgaaatgttacTCAATATATCAAGAAAGTTGCTCGATTGGCAAcaatggggtgactattgttgaCTGTAAATGTGCAGCCATGACGTGGTCAGCCggtttgtcagtcaaacctctctcacgggagaaaagaaaagcacagtcTTTGTGCTTTTTCACCTTTTCCGAGGTTGATAACATCGGTGGagaagatcggcttcacatgtaaaaatcggccgatcaccgatctcccaaaactAAGGAAATCGGCACCAATAAATTGACTggccgataaatcggtgcacccctactatacagatattaatatcagatcaTGCATCCAACTTCAACaatctatttatttacaaattatctAACAATTTTATGTTAAccttaaaatgtgaaaaagttctgaATGCCAGTGCCTGACACTGTGCATGTGTTTACTATGAAGttgattggctgttttgtatCCAGGTTCTGTCTGATGAGGAGAAAAGGAAACAGTATGACATGTACGGAGAAGATGGACTCAAAGAAGGTCATCACAGTTCTCATAATGACATCTTCTCCAGGTTGGTGCTGTGGTCCTTTTAGAAATCATTGGATtatcttttattattaacataaaGAACTATTTCAGTCAAAAGTAATGTTCCAAAAGCCTCTTAAAGTTTTCTTGCTAATGTACTAGTTCTGTTGTTCCAAGGATCTGGTTAGTTTGGGGGTAAAAGGCAGTAGATCTGCCTCAAGCAAAGAGACTGAAAAGTtttaatcatccatccatccatccatccatcttcttccgcttatccgaggtcgggtcgcgggggtagcagcttcagaagggaggcccagacttccctctccccagccacttcttctagctcctccgggggaatcccgaggcgttcccaggccagccgagagacatagtccctccagcgtgtcctgggtcttccccggggcctcctcccggtgggacgtgcccggaacacctcaccagggaggcgtctaggaggcatcctgaccagatgcccgagccacctcaactggctcctctcgatgtgaaggagcagcggctctactctgagtccctcccggatgactgagcttctcaccctatctctaagggagagcccagccaccctacggagaaaacccatttcggccgcttgtatccgcgatctcgttctttcggtcatgacccaaagctcatgaccatagatgagggtgggaacgtagatcgaccggtaaatcgagagcttcgctttttggctcagctctctcttcaccacgacggaccggtacagcgcccgcttgacagcagacgctgcgccaatccgcctgtcgatctcccgttcccttcttcccccattcgtgaacaagatcccgagatacttaaactcctccacttggggcaggacaccccccctgacccggagaaggcactctacccttttccggctcaagaccatggcctcggatttggaggcactgatcctcatcccggccgcgtcacactcggctgcgaaccgctccagcgagagctgcagatcacgatctgatgaagccaaaaggaccacatcgtctgcaaaaagcagagatgagatcctaaggccaccaaatcggatcccctcaacaccttggctgcgcctagaaattctgtccatgaaagtgatgaacagaatcggtgacaaagggcagccctggcggagtccaactctcaccggaaacgagcccgacttactgccggcaatgcggaccagactctgacaccggtcatacagggacctgacagcccgtatcaaagggcccggtaccccatactcccggagaaccccccacagggctccccgagggacacggtcgaacgccttctccaggtccacaaaacacatgtagactggttgggcgaactcccatgcaccctccaggaccctgccgagggtgtagagctggtccagcgttccacgaccaggacgaaaaccacactgctcttcctgaatccgaggttcgactatccgacggaccctcctctccaggacccctgaatagaccttgccagggaggcttaagagtgtgacccctctataattggagcacaccctccggtccccctttttgaacagggggaccaccaccccagtctgccaatccaggggaactgcccccgatgtccatgcgacattgcagagtcgcgtcaaccaacacaaccctacaacatccagagccttaagaaactccgggcggatctcatccacacccggggccctgccaccgaggagctttttaaccacctcggcgacctcgtccccagagattggagagcccaacccagagtccccaggctccgcttcctcagtggaaggcatgttggtgggattgaggaggtcttcgaagtactctgcccaccggcccacaacgtcccgagtagaggtcagcagcacaccatccccactataaacagtgttggtgctgcaccgcttcccccccctgagacgccggatggtggaccagaatcgcctcgaagccgtacggaagtctttctccatggcctctccaaactcctcccacgcccgggtttttgcctcagcaaccgcccgagccgcatgccgcttcgcccgccggtacccatcagctgcttccggagtcccacaggccaaaaaggcccgataggactccttcttcagcctgacggcatccctcaccgaaggtgtccaccagcgggttcgagggttgccgccgcgacaggcaccgacaaccttgcggccacagctccgatcggccgcctcgacaatggttTTAATCAAATCCCACCATAAATCAGACCATTACCGAtaagatattttattaaacttctCTGATGTGGTCTTTGAGCAGGAGATAGAAGTGGAACCAGCTCTATATTTCAAGCAGTTGGACATCTAAACCTGAATAAATGTTATCTGGCTCAGATGGTCTGGAGGCTCTCAGTCCAGATCTGTTCAAACGAATGAATCACATATTCGGCTCTGGAGCCTCATGTATAAATGCGtatgcacaaaaaatgtgcggcgccatattttactCACAAGTCGGCATGTAACAAAACAAACGTGGAGTGAAAGTTTGCGCAAACGTTTGACctgctgtgaaaatgtgcagcagctacgcaaacttttcaataacaaactacaaagcctcaaaactcacctaaatacactgaaatctgactccattcagtgtatttaaaccaagaagcatcaaacccgatgttttttcatgatttgaatatttcattgtttaaacGTAAATGATGAAACTGAACTACAGTCTCAGACCATAACCTCAGAAGCACacaactaaagaaaataaaaataaaaggatgtgaAAACGTCACTGGAATGTGAATAGtacttttcctcagtttttgtctcataaggATGTCTGCACCGAAGAGCAAGAAAAGCATCTATGGggtcatttcattctcactaaaaaagaaaacagggttggatcagcagattaactccaaacaggttggattatttttaaggtgatcaaggtgtgtaGACAATCACATGTATATAAGTAGCTGCATAAAGGTGAGCCGCTAACTGAGGAGCGCTTTGGCTGTAATGGAGAACATCaccaatggaaggattcagagggagcgtTTAATCAGAGACCttattgatctgctgggaaatgttgatgatggtttattagtGTTTAGATTTCCCAGACTGaacatcctggagctctgagcagaacttaaaGAAGGAGCCGTGTGTTACTGGAGCACATTCCTCACTCAAAGGACTCTCTGactctctgtctgtctttaaatcccaGCTGAACACTCTGCTGTTCAGACAGGAATTTGCACTTggatctctttattttctttcttttttctttggattttttttctttaaaatgtattatttttatttctttttttttgtgagtttaCCTTTTGTGCCATGAAAGCACCTTTTACATAacatatataattattattataaatacctATGCTGCTACAAACAAGGACGTTGTCATGGTTATGACACATGGTGGCAGACGTCTGGGTATTTACACTAATTTATATTAAGATATATTTATGGGTGGGGACAGGCGGACCAACAGCTGCGCTCTATTTCCCTCAAATTGAGATgtataaaggaaaggtgcgcAGCTATGTGCGTACGTACGACTTTATACacctgaattttttttgtgcGCTGCACGTTTCTAAATTTGTCCGTatgccaagttttagtgtgaaaactgcgcactctgttatgcatgaggcccctggtgtttttgaaaataaatgtccaCTGACTGTTTCCCCTCACCGTCTTTGCCCTTAAAGCTTCTTTGGTGATTTCGGCTTCATGTTTGGAGGAAATCGGCAGCAGCAGGACAGGAACATCCCCAGAGGAAATGACATAGTACTTGACCTTGAGGTCACGCTGGAAGAAGTTTACTCTGGGAACTTTGTGGAGGTATGGAGAACCGCTTCCTTTCTGAATTAATAACTCCAGAATTACCTTTAATACCGTCTGTAGAACAACATAGGAgttttctgctgtatttttgttttatttttgattccaCGTGAAACTGTTTTGTTGCCAGGTTGTGCGGAACAAGCCTGTAGCTAAAGAAGCTCCTGGTAAAAGGAAGTGCAACTGCAGACAGGAAATGAGGACGACGCAGCTCGGACCGGGCCGCTTCCAGATGACTCAGGAGACGGTGTGCGACGAGTGTCCGAACGTCAAGTGAGTCCCTCGTCATTAAGGAGGGGTGGAGTCATTCaggctgaaattatttttgttgtttacctGGATATGAAGTTCTGGACCAAATCCTGACTATTTGTGATACACTTGTTATCAAGTTAGTGCTTGGAGTTGATTACATTTACAAACCGCAGCATTTGCATCACTGTCAAAACATCTGGATCATCATTGTACTTTCAAACGGAGCTAAAGCCCTCGCCACTGTGGTGCAATGAAGAACTGGAGTTAAATACTTGTACATGTCAGAAAAAGACACCAGATCTGATCAAATTGATCACCCTGCTGGATCCTTTCAACCCTGAAGACATGAGGTCAGGAAGCTGTTGGGTATGAGTAGCTGAGGCAGCATGTTGGGGTCTTCTGGTGATTTCCAAACATGGCTCAATCTTTAAACCCTGATATCTTTTGTAAACATTATTTTCCCAAGTCGAGAACGGTATTCTATTGGGTTGAGGTCAGGATTCTATGCAGACCAGTTGAGATCTGCCACACTAGTCTTGTTCGTCTATGTCTTTCTGGATCTTGCTTTGTGTGGTGGTATTGAGTCATGTTATCACCAAATTGTTCAGATAGCTGGGACCATGAAGttgttcaaaatgtcttccTAGGCCTAAAAAGAGTTTCCCTGTACTGGAGGTAAGGGGCTGAAGACATCCTGTGAAAATCtgccccacagcatgacacccCCTCCACCAAACTCTACATTTGGCACAGTGTTGACAAATCCATTCTTCTGGATTTGTCAACTACCAAGCTGAGACAAAAGTGTGATTTGCCACTCCAGAGTGTTGTACAGTAAAGTTCAATGCTAACATGTGTTATTCCCACAGGTATAAAGTCTGTTAGCTTTATACTCCTGGTATAAAGGATGCTACCTGTGTATCGGTTACCTAGCTAGCATCCTGTTACAGTATCATGCTGAAATTGACCTATTGTATTTCTGTTGTTTGTAGAAGCAGCCTAGGTGTGTCCAACAATTGGAATTCCtcaattcagttatttttaaaatgagggTGTGAACACTTTTAGTAATGTACTATAGCTTTCCTGTGAAAAGACACAAGCAGCCTGATATTACCCAGAGTTCTTTGCTTTAGGGGTAATAATGCCCTGTTTTATCAAGGTTTTTCTACAAACTGAGAATGAAATTTCACTCATAAATCTTGACATGACTTGAAAGCATTTGACATAAATATAACCTACAGTAGGTGTCTGCCCTGtggtctgtttttattttcaaaaatatttatttctacatgAAGTTAAATGTAGAAAGTGCAACAATTAAATCGGTCCAGATTTCCATCATTTTGGGAGCTCAGCGATTGGCCAATAGTCATGACACACCAACTTTATCGACCTTTGCAGATCATGTGTCCATTTGCTCTGGTGTGACTGACCAACCCGCCCACCAGATCATGTCTCCACCTGCAGTTAACAATGGTCACCCCAGTGTAGCTAACTTAGCAACTATAGTTAGCCACTTTTTATGTTATTGTGTTGatcaaaatcagaatcggcaggcCAGGCTTTTCAAACATTGGTGATCGGACAGAAAGCTGTAGTTGGAGCACCGCTAGTTATTGCGTGTGCGTCCTGCCTGAATGAACAACCAATTGC carries:
- the dnajb11 gene encoding dnaJ homolog subfamily B member 11: MAKKGINIWNACCLLLYITTAVLASRDFYKILGVSKTATIRDIKKAYRKLALQLHPDRNPDDPKAQDKFADLGAAYEVLSDEEKRKQYDMYGEDGLKEGHHSSHNDIFSSFFGDFGFMFGGNRQQQDRNIPRGNDIVLDLEVTLEEVYSGNFVEVVRNKPVAKEAPGKRKCNCRQEMRTTQLGPGRFQMTQETVCDECPNVKLVNEERTLEVEIEQGVRDEMEYPFIGEGEPHIDGEPGDLRFRIKVLKHPVFERRGDDLYTNVTISLVEALVGFEMDIVHLDGHKVHIVRDKITKPGARMWKKGEGLPNFDNINIRGSLIITFDVEFPQTQLDDQQKDGIWSILKQESVQKVYNGLQGY